AGACAATGCCCTCCAAGCTATTACTACCCCACTGGACTTAACCTATTCAACAAAAGAAACTAATCTCATAATAGTTACAGATAGGTGAAAGAAGTAAACCGATACATACTTATTATCATTATTATTTTTTGTGGCTGCTTGTGCAATGCCCAAAATGAGCTTGTAACTTTAAAAGAAGCCATTTTTACACTAGAAAAACAACATGCATACACCTTTAATTACTCAGAAAAGACAATCGAAGGTTATAAAGTTTCACCTATAAACAATACGCTATCTTTCGCTGAATCTATAGACTCCTTACGTCAACAAACCTCTTTATCTTTTACCATGCAGGGTACTAATCTGGTGTTGATTTCTTCTCCAGCCAGTATCGCACTCTGCGGGTATATAGTAGATAGTGAAACTCAAAATGTTATTCCCTTTGCCACAATACAAGGCAAAGACAGTGCTACAACAGCAAACGAAGGCGGCTATTTTTCTTTAGAACTATCTTCTAAAAATGAACTGGTCACTATTAGACATTTAGGATACAAGACTTCCACTATAAGTGCCACCACTTTTCTCTCAAAAGACTGCCCGCAATATGCAATTTCACCGCAAACAGAACAATTAAATGCTGTATTATTAACTTCGTATTTGGTGCAAGGTATTAGCAAGCTCAACAACGGAGCCTTGCAAATTGACTTTGATAAATTTACTGCACTTCCTGGTCTAATTGAAACAGACGTTTTACAAGCCGCTCAAGCATTGCCTGGCGTACAAAGCATTAATGAAACGGTATCAAATATTAACATTCGGGGGGGAACAAACGATCAAAATTTAGTGCTTTGGGACGACATTAAAATGTATCAGACAGGACACTTTTTTGGATTAATTTCGGCTTTTAATCCACAAATTACACAACAGGTTACGATTCAAAAAAATGGAACTGCAGCAAGTTATACCGACGGTGTTTCAGGCAGTATTAAAATGGAAACTGAAGCTATAGTAAACAATACTTTTAAGCTAAATGCTGGAGCCAATCTCATAGACATTAATGTATTTGCAGACATTCCATTAAGCAATTCATCTTCGTTGCAAGTTGGAGGTAGAAAATCGTTAGAAGATTTTGTGACCACCCCAACCTACGAAACCTATTTTACCAGAATTGCGCAAGACACAGAAGTTGAAAGTAATATGGGTCCCGTTGTGAATACAGATAGAAACTTCGATTTTTATGACACTTCGTTGCGTTGGCTGTACGAAATAAGCGAGAGTGACCGATTGCGTGTTAACTTTTTGTACATAAACAACAATCTAGAATTTAACGAAAATGCAACAATCGACGGTTCACTTAGGTCTCGTCAAAGTAGTGTAGATCAAAATAGTTTAGGAGCCGGTGTCTTTTATGAAAAAGATTGGAGCCCTGTTCTTAACACATCATTTCAAATCTACGAGACAGACTATACCTTACGCGCAATCAATGCCAACATTCTAGATTCTCAACGCTTTTTACAAGAAAATAAAGTTTCAGAAACAGGAATAAAAACAATTACAAAATACAAGCTCACTGCACAAGAAACGTTGCAAATTGGATATGAGCTCATTGAGACCAAGGTTACAAATCTAGATGATGTAGATGTGCCATTAGTGCGCACATTAATTTCGGAAGTGGTACGCACCCATAGTGGTTTTGCCAGTTATGGTGCTTCATCAAAAAACAAGAATAGTCTTTTATCTGCTGGTATACGCTATAATTATTTAGATAAATTTAAAAAGTCTATACTAGAACCCCGACTTTCATTTACTCAAAAGTTTTTAGATCATTTTAGCGTTGAATTGGCAGGTGAATTTAAACATCAGATCGCATCACAGGTTGTAAATTTTCAGAATGATTTCTTAGGAATTGAAAAACGTAGGTGGCAGCTCTCTAATGACGATAGTATTCCTGTTTTACAGAGCCAACAATATTCTACAGGTTTCAATTTCAGCAATCGGGGTTGGTTGTTTACCACAGAGCTGTATTACAAGTACGTAGATGGTATCACCTCACAAGCACAGGGGTTTCAGAATCAATTCGAATTTGTAAAAACACAAGGAAGTTATACTTCTGTAGGAGCAGATTTCTTACTTCGGAAGAAATTCGATGCCGTATCTATGTGGCTTAGTTATTCGTTAATGAATAGCGAATATACTTTTGAAACTCTATCGCCCCAAGCAATTCCTAGTAATTACAACATCCCTCATAATTTAACTTTTGGAACCACCTATGCACAGAACGGACTAAAAATAGCTGCCGGAATACATTGGCGCTCTGGAAATCCTACTTCCATCCCTGTTCCAGGCAATGAAATTGTTGATGGCTCAATTAATTACGGCCTTACCAATGCAGAGCGATTTGACGATTATTTTAGAGTAGACGGCTCAATTTTGTATCGTTTTACGATTGGCAATTCTGAAGCTCAAGCAGGTGTTTCTGTTTGGAATATTTTAAACCAAACCAACACCATAAGCAGTTTTTATAGAATAAACGGGCAAGGTGATCTTGTTGAAAATACCCAGACTGCCTTGGGTGTAACTCCTAATGCTAGCGTAAGAATTACACTTTAATTACTCGCCACATAAACATTTAAACGTTCAACACTAAGAGTTTAACGTATGTTCTTCGTCCTCAGCACCCATGGTGTTGCTATCCTCATCTTCTATACGTTTAGTACTTCTAGAAAGGCTATACACTACGGCAACCAACACAACGCACACCACGGCAAAAATTATAATCATTATAGTTCCTAGTCCCCAGTTTACGAGTGGTACATTTAGTAAGTTCATAGTAGTAGGTTTTTAGTTAATTATTGTTTTAATGACAAGAATAATTCGAAGAAATCTTTTCTATGGCAACTCCGCTTGCTGGCGACACATATGGAATTCCTAATCCCAACCCCCTCAATACAAACAAAACCCCAATCGCTACCACAAAAACAGGAATTGCCTTAACAATACGTTGTTTTAGTGTTACATTCAAAAAATTACCGAGATAGGTT
This Rasiella rasia DNA region includes the following protein-coding sequences:
- a CDS encoding TonB-dependent receptor codes for the protein MKEVNRYILIIIIIFCGCLCNAQNELVTLKEAIFTLEKQHAYTFNYSEKTIEGYKVSPINNTLSFAESIDSLRQQTSLSFTMQGTNLVLISSPASIALCGYIVDSETQNVIPFATIQGKDSATTANEGGYFSLELSSKNELVTIRHLGYKTSTISATTFLSKDCPQYAISPQTEQLNAVLLTSYLVQGISKLNNGALQIDFDKFTALPGLIETDVLQAAQALPGVQSINETVSNINIRGGTNDQNLVLWDDIKMYQTGHFFGLISAFNPQITQQVTIQKNGTAASYTDGVSGSIKMETEAIVNNTFKLNAGANLIDINVFADIPLSNSSSLQVGGRKSLEDFVTTPTYETYFTRIAQDTEVESNMGPVVNTDRNFDFYDTSLRWLYEISESDRLRVNFLYINNNLEFNENATIDGSLRSRQSSVDQNSLGAGVFYEKDWSPVLNTSFQIYETDYTLRAINANILDSQRFLQENKVSETGIKTITKYKLTAQETLQIGYELIETKVTNLDDVDVPLVRTLISEVVRTHSGFASYGASSKNKNSLLSAGIRYNYLDKFKKSILEPRLSFTQKFLDHFSVELAGEFKHQIASQVVNFQNDFLGIEKRRWQLSNDDSIPVLQSQQYSTGFNFSNRGWLFTTELYYKYVDGITSQAQGFQNQFEFVKTQGSYTSVGADFLLRKKFDAVSMWLSYSLMNSEYTFETLSPQAIPSNYNIPHNLTFGTTYAQNGLKIAAGIHWRSGNPTSIPVPGNEIVDGSINYGLTNAERFDDYFRVDGSILYRFTIGNSEAQAGVSVWNILNQTNTISSFYRINGQGDLVENTQTALGVTPNASVRITL